A portion of the Punica granatum isolate Tunisia-2019 chromosome 7, ASM765513v2, whole genome shotgun sequence genome contains these proteins:
- the LOC116212656 gene encoding probable inactive poly [ADP-ribose] polymerase SRO5 isoform X1, which translates to MADSVEQCRLLPTAALGANDHFARAFDLNHAVSDTEDDDSFTGTGTDTDTSSDGSEPTSSVSDCESGVSGNSTSYSSAAAAGSAGFPCFDDGMIRLSYGDKAHDLIKGRFVSGLGQLREKTTVAAIHRNCYSSPTAQARAQAFQIYLQATQKKRVGDANVKYAWYAASKEDMAKIMCFGFGHCGNTSNGLFGSGIYLSPDNHPLESVKFAPLDKDGMRHLLLCRVILGKSELIHPGSEQHHPSSEEFDSGVDSLSCPKKYIVWSTHMNTHVLPEYVVSFRMPCCLKGLLETQSPLRKPTSPWMPFSMLISELSKILPAPTIGSISKYHKDYKEKKISRQELIRKMRQFTGDKLLIAVIKSFRSNKLRAASDFPRKEC; encoded by the exons ATGGCCGACTCTGTTGAGCAATGTCGGTTGCTGCCAACTGCAGCGCTTGGAGCTAACGACCACTTCGCCCGAGCCTTCGATCTCAATCACGCGGTGAGTGACACCGAGGATGACGACTCCTTCACGGGCACGGGCACGGACACGGACACCTCCTCGGACGGCTCTGAGCCCACCTCCTCTGTTTCCGACTGTGAGAGCGGCGTCTCCGGTAACTCAACCTCTTACTCTTCAGCCGCTGCTGCTGGTTCTGCTGGATTCCCGTGCTTTGATGATGGAATGATTCGGCTCAGCTATGGGGACAAGGCCCACGACCTCATCAAAGGCCGGTTTGTATCGGGACTTGGCCAACTCAGGGAAAAAACCACCGTCGCCGCGATACACAGGAACTGCTACTCGAGCCCCACAGCCCAGGCCCGTGCCCAGGCATTCCAAATTTACCTGCAGGCCACTCAGAAGAAACGCGTCGGCGACGCGAATGTGAAGTATGCTTGGTACGCAGCCTCGAAGGAAGACATGGCAAAGATTATGTGTTTCGGGTTCGGGCATTGTGGGAACACCAGCAACGGTTTGTTCGGTTCGGGAATTTACCTATCTCCCGACAATCATCCTCTTGAAAG CGTGAAGTTTGCGCCGTTAGATAAGGATGGCATGAGGCATCTTCTGCTGTGTCGGGTTATACTGGGGAAGTCCGAGCTCATTCATCCCGGGTCCGAACAGCACCATCCCAGCTCCGAGGAGTTTGACTCGGGCGTGGACAGCTTATCGTGCCCTAAGAAGTACATTGTTTGGAGCACCCACATGAACACCCATGTCTTGCCCGAGTACGTAGTCAGTTTCCGGATGCCGTGCTGCTTGAAAG GTTTACTCGAAACGCAAAGTCCGTTGAGAAAGCCGACATCGCCGTGGATGCCATTTTCAATGCTGATTTCTGAGCTCTCGAAGATTCTTCCTGCGCCCACCATCGGGTCGATCTCCAAGTATCATAAAGACTACAAA GAGAAGAAGATTTCCAGGCAAGAGCTTATACGGAAAATGAGACAATTCACGGGCGACAAGTTGCTGATCGCAGTCATTAAGTCTTTCCGAAGTAAC AAACTCAGGGCAGCAAGTGACTTTCCACGCAAGGAATGCTGA
- the LOC116212656 gene encoding probable inactive poly [ADP-ribose] polymerase SRO5 isoform X2 — MADSVEQCRLLPTAALGANDHFARAFDLNHAVSDTEDDDSFTGTGTDTDTSSDGSEPTSSVSDCESGVSGNSTSYSSAAAAGSAGFPCFDDGMIRLSYGDKAHDLIKGRFVSGLGQLREKTTVAAIHRNCYSSPTAQARAQAFQIYLQATQKKRVGDANVKYAWYAASKEDMAKIMCFGFGHCGNTSNGLFGSGIYLSPDNHPLESVKFAPLDKDGMRHLLLCRVILGKSELIHPGSEQHHPSSEEFDSGVDSLSCPKKYIVWSTHMNTHVLPEYVVSFRMPCCLKGLLETQSPLRKPTSPWMPFSMLISELSKILPAPTIGSISKYHKDYKEKKISRQELIRKMRQFTGDKLLIAVIKSFRKTQGSK; from the exons ATGGCCGACTCTGTTGAGCAATGTCGGTTGCTGCCAACTGCAGCGCTTGGAGCTAACGACCACTTCGCCCGAGCCTTCGATCTCAATCACGCGGTGAGTGACACCGAGGATGACGACTCCTTCACGGGCACGGGCACGGACACGGACACCTCCTCGGACGGCTCTGAGCCCACCTCCTCTGTTTCCGACTGTGAGAGCGGCGTCTCCGGTAACTCAACCTCTTACTCTTCAGCCGCTGCTGCTGGTTCTGCTGGATTCCCGTGCTTTGATGATGGAATGATTCGGCTCAGCTATGGGGACAAGGCCCACGACCTCATCAAAGGCCGGTTTGTATCGGGACTTGGCCAACTCAGGGAAAAAACCACCGTCGCCGCGATACACAGGAACTGCTACTCGAGCCCCACAGCCCAGGCCCGTGCCCAGGCATTCCAAATTTACCTGCAGGCCACTCAGAAGAAACGCGTCGGCGACGCGAATGTGAAGTATGCTTGGTACGCAGCCTCGAAGGAAGACATGGCAAAGATTATGTGTTTCGGGTTCGGGCATTGTGGGAACACCAGCAACGGTTTGTTCGGTTCGGGAATTTACCTATCTCCCGACAATCATCCTCTTGAAAG CGTGAAGTTTGCGCCGTTAGATAAGGATGGCATGAGGCATCTTCTGCTGTGTCGGGTTATACTGGGGAAGTCCGAGCTCATTCATCCCGGGTCCGAACAGCACCATCCCAGCTCCGAGGAGTTTGACTCGGGCGTGGACAGCTTATCGTGCCCTAAGAAGTACATTGTTTGGAGCACCCACATGAACACCCATGTCTTGCCCGAGTACGTAGTCAGTTTCCGGATGCCGTGCTGCTTGAAAG GTTTACTCGAAACGCAAAGTCCGTTGAGAAAGCCGACATCGCCGTGGATGCCATTTTCAATGCTGATTTCTGAGCTCTCGAAGATTCTTCCTGCGCCCACCATCGGGTCGATCTCCAAGTATCATAAAGACTACAAA GAGAAGAAGATTTCCAGGCAAGAGCTTATACGGAAAATGAGACAATTCACGGGCGACAAGTTGCTGATCGCAGTCATTAAGTCTTTCCGAA AAACTCAGGGCAGCAAGTGA
- the LOC116214712 gene encoding serine/threonine-protein kinase ATM, whose amino-acid sequence MKEASGNPEFILGNAVAAGPEESGNSNPHKEVRVSGDNISLYVEFRSPKCKVGEVGNPEEAGDRENMGAIGTEGFEFSAGDIVWVKTKTKLWWPGKIRNPSDVSKHRVKTEPEGCLLVSYMANGHVSWYHPSQLKPFYENFVHMSRQNKSRGFVAAVERAMDEFGICVQSRLTSLFSLQAQGQASSTSVRSNKASTVGAYGDISATLLDSRNLVSHLKNLASAISKPRVLEPAILRGYISAFYCSLRHLDLSTNLLGPMANAEVAASGLGVDLSVKSKNLLVNKIESDKGVPDICKSEVVVEEPKRESKSHKKKRADNSIVRDGGGSKVEGLDGPITQDEGSGSGSTEKGSDLRPRKKSKYLSYPYINLEGKGSTVQVDNEAVGSGPVAKPSSMFQQKWSKIFSKISVEEFSSISSNEFLLGLRIAASGCLYPIESEKLEMVEGFFYRFRRSSFHSDRSIDEMYNNSMVVKEKQNERAGEAEEARKNENSGKKNSESPPTATDEIGRKEKSEENNPESPLTANVENGEKKEKPGEKNSASPPTATEENGGNSEVRKPPYILPEEVNIGIATPLDLPTKDSSNFPDLNAGGNSAVRSDFSGTSVLPVLVGFTEGDRAKKKRKRMKDLVEPGKAVESPGAIPNLNGTQMSANSSGKDPQGPSVFPDEIDLKKRRRQARGTPIILTFSEGNPMPPKEVLEAEFSKFGTLQNIVAPVVEDPNVARVIFERKSAANKAHRSLEKGNLFGGALLKFELQISVPSKALQNLTMKTASFSNGVSTNLCPKPPGPAARTVEPPVPTLTPVLTPAAPLDHIKQNLEMMTLMLKQSGDDLSPETKAKLELEIKGLLSKVSTRVCSPSS is encoded by the coding sequence ATGAAGGAAGCTTCGGGGAATCCCGAGTTTATTCTGGGAAATGCTGTAGCTGCTGGTCCTGAGGAGAGTGGGAACAGTAATCCACATAAGGAGGTTCGTGTTTCTGGAGACAACATATCCCTTTACGTGGAGTTTCGCAGTCCCAAGTGTAAAGTTGGTGAAGTTGGGAATCCCGAAGAAGCAGGGGATCGGGAGAACATGGGGGCGATTGGCACTGAAGGGTTTGAATTTTCTGCAGGGGATATTGTGTGGGTCAAGACCAAGACGAAGCTCTGGTGGCCCGGAAAGATTCGCAATCCATCAGATGTGTCTAAACATAGGGTAAAGACCGAGCCAGAAGGCTGCTTACTTGTTAGTTACATGGCAAATGGTCATGTCTCTTGGTATCACCCGTCTCAGTTGAAGCCCTTTTACGAGAATTTTGTGCACATGTCAAGACAGAATAAGTCGCGGGGCTTTGTTGCTGCTGTGGAGAGAGCAATGGATGAGTTTGGGATTTGTGTTCAGTCGAGACTCACTTCTTTGTTCTCTCTGCAAGCACAAGGACAAGCAAGTAGTACCAGTGTAAGATCTAATAAGGCCTCTACTGTAGGTGCTTATGGTGACATCTCCGCCACCCTCTTGGACTCGAGAAATCTCGTCTCACATCTCAAGAATCTTGCTTCGGCCATTTCCAAGCCTCGGGTGCTCGAGCCTGCGATCCTGAGGGGCTATATATCTGCTTTTTATTGTTCTCTCAGGCATCTCGACTTGTCTACGAATCTTCTTGGTCCAATGGCCAATGCTGAAGTAGCGGCTTCTGGTTTGGGAGTGGATCTATCAGTGAAATCAAAGAACCTATTGGTAAATAAGATTGAGAGTGACAAAGGCGTCCCAGATATCTGCAAGAGTGAAGTTGTGGTAGAAGAGCCTAAGAGGGAGTCAAAATCACATAAGAAAAAGAGGGCTGACAATTCTATCGTTAGAGATGGTGGCGGCAGCAAAGTTGAAGGTCTCGATGGGCCAATAACCCAGGATGAAGGGTCAGGCTCGGGCTCGACTGAAAAAGGTTCTGACTTGAGGCCAAGGAAGAAGAGCAAGTACTTGTCATATCCCTACATTAATTTGGAGGGTAAAGGATCAACTGTCCAAGTAGACAATGAAGCTGTGGGCTCCGGTCCTGTTGCCAAACCGAGCAGCATGTTCCAACAGAAGTGGTCGAAAATATTTAGCAAAATCTCGGTAGAGGAGTTTTCGAGCATTTCATCAAACGAATTTCTTCTAGGACTTCGTATCGCAGCATCAGGCTGCTTATATCCCATAGAGAGTGAGAAACTAGAGATGGTTGAAGGGTTCTTTTACAGATTCAGAAGATCATCGTTTCACAGTGACAGGTCCATCGATGAAATGTACAACAACAGTATGGTTGTGAAAGAGAAGCAGAATGAGCGAGCTGGTGAAGCAGAAGAGGCAAGGAAGAACGAAAATTCAGGGAAAAAGAATTCGGAGTCTCCACCGACTGCCACTGATGAAATTGGCAGAAAGGAGAAGTCGGAGGAAAATAATCCGGAGTCTCCACTGACTGCAAATGTGGAAAATGGCGAGAAGAAAGAGAAGCCCGGGGAAAAGAATTCGGCGTCTCCACCGACTGCAACCGAGGAAAATGGTGGGAATTCGGAGGTGAGAAAACCACCTTATATCCTGCCAGAGGAAGTGAATATTGGTATTGCGACCCCGTTGGACTTACCGACTAAAGATTCAAGTAATTTTCCCGATTTGAACGCTGGTGGAAACTCTGCTGTCCGATCAGATTTCAGTGGGACAAGTGTTTTGCCTGTCCTTGTCGGATTCACAGAAGGTGATCGtgcaaaaaagaagagaaagagaatgaAGGACTTGGTTGAACCCGGGAAGGCTGTCGAGTCCCCTGGCGCAATACCCAACTTGAATGGGACTCAAATGTCTGCAAACTCATCGGGTAAAGACCCCCAGGGACCAAGCGTGTTTCCTGATGAAATAGACCTGAAGAAGAGAAGGAGACAAGCAAGAGGGACCCCTATTATCTTGACTTTCTCAGAGGGCAATCCCATGCCTCCGAAGGAAGTTCTGGAGGCTGAATTCTCCAAGTTTGGGACTCTGCAGAATATCGTAGCCCCTGTGGTGGAAGATCCAAACGTGGCCCGAGTCATTTTCGAGAGGAAATCAGCTGCTAATAAGGCACACCGGAGTTTGGAGAAGGGCAATCTGTTTGGTGGGGCCCTATTGAAATTCGAGCTACAAATCTCAGTCCCTTCAAAGGCCTTACAGAACCTGACTATGAAGACAGCTTCTTTCTCAAATGGGGTATCAACAAACCTTTGTCCTAAACCTCCAGGACCTGCAGCTCGAACTGTTGAGCCCCCAGTTCCTACCCTTACTCCAGTCCTCACCCCAGCTGCACCACTCGATCACATAAAGCAAAACTTGGAGATGATGACTTTGATGCTAAAGCAGTCAGGCGACGATCTTTCGCCCGAGACCAAAGCCAAGCTCGAGCTCGAGATTAAAGGGCTCTTGAGCAAGGTAAGTACTAGGGTCTGTTCTCCATCCTCTTGA
- the LOC116215379 gene encoding iron-sulfur cluster assembly protein 1-like, whose product MLRLATKKLLGVASAEAPIRPLQVLPRMYHERVVDHYNHPRNVGAFDKNDPDVGTGLVGAPACGDVMKLQIKVDEETGKIVDACFKTFGCGSAIASSSVATEWVKGRQMEEVLSIKNTEIAKHLSLPPVKLHCSMLAEDAIKAAVKDYEAKRAKGNGNSDVFMKTAPLEKAADA is encoded by the exons ATGCTCAGACTGGCCACGAAGAAGCTCCTCGGCGTCGCCTCGGCGGAGGCCCCGATTAGGCCGCTCCAGGTCCTGCCGCGGATGTACCACGAGAGGGTCGTGGACCACTACAACCACCCCAGGAACGTCGGGGCGTTCGATAAGAATGACCCCGACGTGGGCACGGGGCTCGTCGGTGCCCCCGCGTGTGGGGATGTGATGAAGCTGCAGATTAAGGTCGATGAGGAGACCGGGAAGATCGTCGACGCTTGTTTTAAGACCTTTGGGTGTGGTTCAGCTATTGCTTCGTCTTCAGTTG CAACTGAATGGGTGAAGGGGAGGCAGATGGAGGAGGTCTTATCCATTAAGAACAC GGAGATAGCAAAGCACCTTTCTCTTCCACCTGTTAAGTTGCACTGCAGCATGCTTGCTGAGGATGCTATAAAGGCCGCTGTCAAAGACTACGAAGCGAAACGCGCCAAAGGAAATGGGAACTCGGATGTCTTCATGAAGACAGCTCCTCTCGAGAAGGCAGCCGATGCTTGA